CAGTCGGTTCAGGATTTAGGTGCTGCCTTCAAGAACTTTTTTGAGAGCCGTAGCGGCAAACGAAAAGGGCCAAAGGTGGGCTTCCCTCGGTTCAAAAAGAAGCTGAACCAACAGTCGGCACGGTTTGTTCGGACGGGATTCTCCCTCAAGGGCAATAAGCTTGAACTGGCCAAGTTAGGCCGCTTCAAGGTGAAGTGGTCAAGGCCACTGCCCTCTGAACCTAGCTCTGTGACCATTATCCGTAACACGGCTGGACAATACCATGCCAGCTTTGTCGTGGAGATTGGACCCATCAACATTGAGCCACTACGGCCCTCAATTGGGGTAGATCTAGGCATCAAAACCTTTGCCTTTCTCAGCACAGGTGATCGGGTAGAATCCCCTGGATATAATCGGTTAGACCGCAAGACGCGACGGTTTCAGCGTAAGCTGGCCCGCCAAGTTAAAGGGTCTAAGCGTCGCGAAAAGACTAGGCTGCGCCTTGCAAAGCTGAAGCTCAAAACGGCCAATATCCGAAAAGACTTTCTGCACAAGACCACGACCCAGCTCATCCACGAAAATCAAGTGGTGGTGTTGGAGGATCTGGCGGTGAAGAATATGCTTGGTAATCGGAAGTTGGCACGGGCTATCAGTCAGCAGGGTTGGGGCACCGCACGAACTATGTGTGAGGCCAAGGCCAACATGGTTAATGATCGAGAGGTCAGGATCATCGGTCGGTGGGAGCCAACCAGTCAGATCTGTTCTGATTGTGGCTTTCGGTGGGGCAAGGTTGCTCTATCGGTTCGTTCCATCCTCTGTGTGAGTTGCGGAACCGAACATGATAGAGATGGTAATGCCGCCAAAAATATCGAAAAGTCTGGGTTGGGGCTAACCCAAGACTCTAAATGGACAAAGAACGGGCGTAAGNNNNNNNNNNNNNNNNNNNNNNNNNNNNNNNNNNNNNNNNNNNNNNNNNNNNNNNNNNNNNNNNNNNNNNNNNNNNNNNNNNNNNNNNNNNNNNNNNNNNCGTAAGACCAGGATGTCTGGCAATCCGACTGCTTTGTCTAGCCAGCCGTACAGCGAACAGCTTGGACTATTCGCCTAGCCGGAGAATCCCCGCACCTTTAGGTCGGGGAGCATGTCAAAATGGTGTTTGTGCATGATCCCGAATGTCTGATGTTTTGATCTGTGATGTTTTGATCTCTGATGCATTGATCTCTGATGCATTGACCTCTGATGTTTTGATCTCTGATGCATTGACCTCTGATGTTTTGATCTCTGATGCATTGACCTCTCAATCCTTGACCTCTCAATCCTTGACCTCTCAATCCTTGACCTCTCAACCCTTGACCTCTCAACTCTTGATGCCTGAGTCTGCGATGCCTGAGTCTGCGATGCCTGAGCCTGTGTCTTCCTCCCCTTTCAGTCTCTGCGTCAATGGCGAGACCCGTACCTGTGCCCCCAACACCCTCCTGCCGGTATTTTTGCAACAGTTGGGGTTGAACCCCCGCTTAGTGGCCGTGGAATACAACGGCGAAATTTTGCACCGCCAGTTTTGGGAGACGACGGTGGTACAGGCGGGCGATCGCCTTGAAGTGGTAACGATCGTCGGGGGAGGCTAAGGCTCCTGGGTGATCCGGTCTTGGCCCGGTGTTCTAGCCCGGTCTGTTCTGATCCTGTAACACGGTAACACGGGGTTTGGCTTCGCTTACCCCTTCTTGTTGGCTTCGCTCACCCTTTTGCTCACCCTTGTATAGAGTACCTCGATTTATAGAGTACCTCGATTCATGGGGGAAGGCTGCGCCGCTGCCCGCTACAACTCTGAGTCTCCCGGTGCCAACGAGACAACATTGGGATTTATTCAAGGTGTCCGATATTTCACCGACCTTGATGTTTCACCGACCTTGATGTTTCACCGACCTTGATGTTTCACCGACACTTTGATGTTTTGCTAACTTCTCGATGTTTCGCTGATACCTCGACGTTAGTCCCTGTTTATGGGGGTTTAACCTTGGGGTGTCGCAGTGGTCTGGTTCGTTCTTGTCCCACACTTTTTTGTTTTAATCATGGGTAAACCGTTCAAATTTCAGAAATCCTTAAAATCCATCCTTAAACTTGTTTTTGTGATGGTGTTGGGCCTGAGCCTGATTTTGGGTAATGGCTCCGATGCCTGGGCTGCTCGCAGTGGGGGTCGCATGGGGGGGGGATCTTTCCGTGCCCCCAGCCGCAGCTACTCTGCCCCCAGCCGCACCTATTCCGCCCCCAGCAGTGGGTATAGTCGGGGGGGGTATGGCGGTGGTATGGGGTTTAACCCCTTCTTTTTCTTGCCCTTTCCCCTCTTTGGCTTTGGGGGGGGTGGGGGTCTGCTGGGCCTCTTGGTGATGGTGGCGGTGGCCAGCTTCCTGGTGCGCACGGTGCGCCAAGTGATGTCCGATGGTGGTATCGGAGGCAGCAGCACCAGCCTCGGCAGCACCAACCCTAAGGTGACCGTTGCCAAGATCCAACTGGGACTGTCTGCCCAGGCGCGATCGCTCCAAACCGATCTGGGTCGCATGGCCCTCAGTGCCGACACCAGCAACACCACGGGCCTGATCAAGCTCCTCCAGGAAAGCACCCTCACCCTGTTGCGGCACCCAGAGTTCTGGGTTTATGGCAGCGTTAGCCACAAGCAAACCCGTCTGACCGAGGCTGAAACGGAGTTTAACCGTTTGGTGCTGGAAGAGCGCAGTAAGTTTGTGGGGGAAAGCCTTTCCAATGTCCAAGGGGAGGTGCAAGAAAAAACGACGATCGCCACCGCTGCCACTAGCCCCGATGGGGATCCCGGTGAGTACATCATTGTGACCCTGGTGGTGGGGACCCAGGGCAAGGTGGATTTGCCCACCGTCCATGACACTGAAGATCTGCAAAAGGCACTGGGACAGATTGGAGCCATTTCCAGCGATCAGTTACTGGCCCTGGAAATTCTCTGGACTCCCCAGGTGCCCGGTGAGGTGCTGAGTGCCCAAGAGGTTATGGCCCAGTATCCTAACTTGACCTTGGTGTGAGGGGCTGGGGTGGATCCCCCTAGGGTTTACTGCCTAGGGTTTATTGCTTAGGGTCTACCGTTTTGGGGATGGGAACCAGTACAACTGGTTCCTCCCAGGGGCTGAGGAATTTCTGGTAGGATTCTTGTTTTCCACGTTTTAAGAATAGTGGTTAATCTTGTCCCGCTTTAAGCGAGAACCCCAAAAAACTATCGCGATCGAGACAGCAGTCCTAAATGGGTTGTGTGGTATGCCCCCGGA
This region of Prochlorothrix hollandica PCC 9006 = CALU 1027 genomic DNA includes:
- a CDS encoding RNA-guided endonuclease InsQ/TnpB family protein produces the protein MKVRYQYRIYPTPQQVKGLNQLFGCCRVVYNDALAIVRSVPQGEKWPSNAELQKLVITQAKKTAEREWLADVSVVPLQQSVQDLGAAFKNFFESRSGKRKGPKVGFPRFKKKLNQQSARFVRTGFSLKGNKLELAKLGRFKVKWSRPLPSEPSSVTIIRNTAGQYHASFVVEIGPINIEPLRPSIGVDLGIKTFAFLSTGDRVESPGYNRLDRKTRRFQRKLARQVKGSKRREKTRLRLAKLKLKTANIRKDFLHKTTTQLIHENQVVVLEDLAVKNMLGNRKLARAISQQGWGTARTMCEAKANMVNDREVRIIGRWEPTSQICSDCGFRWGKVALSVRSILCVSCGTEHDRDGNAAKNIEKSGLGLTQDSKWTKNGRK
- the thiS gene encoding sulfur carrier protein ThiS, whose product is MSSSPFSLCVNGETRTCAPNTLLPVFLQQLGLNPRLVAVEYNGEILHRQFWETTVVQAGDRLEVVTIVGGG
- a CDS encoding DUF1517 domain-containing protein, producing MGKPFKFQKSLKSILKLVFVMVLGLSLILGNGSDAWAARSGGRMGGGSFRAPSRSYSAPSRTYSAPSSGYSRGGYGGGMGFNPFFFLPFPLFGFGGGGGLLGLLVMVAVASFLVRTVRQVMSDGGIGGSSTSLGSTNPKVTVAKIQLGLSAQARSLQTDLGRMALSADTSNTTGLIKLLQESTLTLLRHPEFWVYGSVSHKQTRLTEAETEFNRLVLEERSKFVGESLSNVQGEVQEKTTIATAATSPDGDPGEYIIVTLVVGTQGKVDLPTVHDTEDLQKALGQIGAISSDQLLALEILWTPQVPGEVLSAQEVMAQYPNLTLV